The following are encoded in a window of Manihot esculenta cultivar AM560-2 chromosome 8, M.esculenta_v8, whole genome shotgun sequence genomic DNA:
- the LOC110621416 gene encoding protein NRT1/ PTR FAMILY 5.6, producing the protein MEPRKVAEARRMDEDKWVYDSSVDHKGRVPLRSSTGVWKGSLFIIAIEFSERLSYFGIATSLIIYLTKVMHDDLKTAARSVNYWSGVTTLMPLLGGFVADAYLGRFSTVFVSSFIYLLGLILLTTSQFVPSLKACNVDVCQEPRKAHEVTFFIAMYLISIGTGGHKPSLESFGADQFDEDHSEERKKKMSYFNWWNFGLCCGLLLGVTLIVYVQDHMGWGVADIILTGVMALSLVIFILGRSFYRYRLPSGSPLTPLLQVLVAAIKKRNLPNPSNPADLYEVPKSHKDQGRLLCHTQKLKFLDKAAILEDTENAAEKQSPWRLATVTKVEEMKLILNMIPIWLATLPFGICVAQAATFFIKQCTTMNREISNGFLIPPASIYALTAIGMIFSVTIYEKVLVPILRRVTGNERGIKILQRIGIGMLFSILTMVVSALVERKRLSVVEKNPMKGSLSMSVFWLAPQFLIIGIGDGFTLVGLQEYFYDQVPDSMRSLGIAFYLSVIGAANFISSMLITIVDHVTEKYGKSWFGKDLNGSRLDNFYWLLAAITAANMVTYVLLARRYSYKNVNRSVAVADCSVDDWANSVA; encoded by the exons ATGGAGCCAAGAAAGgttgcagaagctagaagaatGGACGAAGACAAATGGGTTTATGATTCTTCTGTGGATCATAAGGGAAGGGTTCCTCTTCGTTCTTCCACCGGAGTTTGGAAAGGTTCTCTCTTTATCATTG CAATTGAATTCAGTGAGAGGCTGAGTTATTTTGGGATAGCAACTAGCTTGATCATTTATCTGACAAAGGTGATGCATGATGACCTGAAAACGGCTGCCAGGAGTGTAAACTATTGGTCTGGTGTCACCACTTTGATGCCTCTACTTGGAGGCTTTGTTGCTGATGCTTACTTGGGTCGATTCTCCACTGTTTTTGTTTCCTCCTTCATCTATCTTCTG GGTTTGATTCTCTTAACAACGTCCCAATTCGTACCAAGTCTCAAGGCATGTAACGTTGATGTTTGTCAAGAACCGAGGAAAGCTCACGAAGTGACATTCTTCATCGCCATGTACTTGATCTCCATAGGAACCGGAGGACATAAACCCTCTTTAGAGAGTTTCGGCGCCGACCAATTTGACGAAGATCACagtgaagaaagaaagaaaaaaatgtcATATTTCAATTGGTGGAATTTTGGCCTCTGCTGCGGACTCCTCCTTGGTGTGACGCTAATTGTTTATGTACAGGACCATATGGGCTGGGGTGTTGCAGATATTATTCTCACTGGAGTTATGGCTCTGTCACTAGTTATCTTCATTCTCGGAAGGTCATTTTACCGTTACCGGCTGCCGTCTGGAAGCCCGTTGACGCCTTTGTTACAGGTTCTTGTTGCTGCCATTAAGAAAAGAAACCTGCCAAATCCTTCCAATCCAGCTGATCTCTATGAAGTACCCAAGTCTCATAAGGATCAAGGGAGACTTCTTTGCCATACCCAGAAgctcaa ATTTCTTGACAAAGCTGCTATTCTGGAAGACACAGAGAATGCTGCAGAGAAGCAAAGTCCATGGAGACTTGCCACCGTGACTAAGGTGGAGGAAATGAAGCTTATTCTCAATATGATCCCAATATGGCTAGCTACCTTACCATTTGGAATTTGTGTAGCACAAGCCGCCACATTCTTTATCAAGCAATGCACAACAATGAACCGAGAGATTTCTAATGGATTTCTGATCCCACCAGCCTCCATTTATGCTCTTACAGCCATTGGAATGATATTCTCTGTGACCATTTACGAGAAAGTCTTAGTACCAATACTGAGAAGGGTGACAGGAAACGAGAGAGGCATCAAAATTCTTCAAAGAATCGGCATTGGAATGCTTTTCTCAATATTGACAATGGTAGTTTCAGCCTTGGTGGAGAGAAAGAGACTAAGTGTTGTAGAGAAGAATCCAATGAAGGGTTCACTTTCAATGAGTGTGTTTTGGCTGGCTCCCCAGTTCCTGATCATCGGCATAGGAGACGGATTCACACTTGTGGGGCTGCAGGAGTACTTCTATGATCAAGTTCCTGATTCAATGAGAAGCTTGGGGATTGCCTTCTACCTCAGTGTGATTGGAGCTGCAAACTTCATCAGTAGCATGCTGATAACAATTGTGGATCATGTTACGGAGAAATATGGGAAGAGTTGGTTTGGGAAAGATCTGAACGGTAGTCGCTTAGACAATTTTTACTGGCTATTAGCAGCCATTACTGCAGCAAATATGGTAACCTATGTGTTGTTGGCCAGGCGATATTCTTACAAAAATGTGAATAGGAGTGTGGCTGTGGCTGATTGCTCGGTTGATGATTGGGCAAACTCAGTGGcttga